The Dreissena polymorpha isolate Duluth1 chromosome 4, UMN_Dpol_1.0, whole genome shotgun sequence region CAACTACTATTGTCTACACTACGAGGGCGTTTTCACTCGGATGAGACTAACATTTAACAAACACACTTCACAAAAGCTTAACGCTTAACTGTTTAACGGAAAATAGCAGGCATTAATAAATCTAAACTGGATGCGTGTAtgtgttattttcaaatatgcatAGCGATTTAAATGGATTATTGGCACAGCTTACAGTAAAGATACTAGTAAGGATTACTATATTGTTATTTGCAATATATTCCCAGCCCAGTGCATTTAACATATACGCGAGCTTAAACATACTACAACATGTCAAATCAGCTTTAAATTCGTATTAGTATACATGCAGTGTGGTTGAAAGCAAGTGTGAAACTTCTGAATGCTGGATTCCATCGCCAGGCGCAAGAGTTTGTATCTCCTTGAGTTGACCTACCATATTACTGTCTGGGTGTAAAACACATCGTATGCTCTGACCTGCTTGCTGTGTATAAACCTGCAAAAAACTCAACGATGTGTTCTACAGCATCATACATGAATTAGGAGCATTTGAGCAATGAAATAAAGGAAGCAGTTTGTAGATCCCTTCCCTTCCTAAATCAAGCAAATTGAAAGGAAAAATtcgacttttttcaaaacaactgtTTGTCTGCTATTATGGATAGTAcccgaggcctagcattgctctaaacgtgctaatagtgttttgtacaaaaaacactgattaacaaatcTGGGTCTTCTcttatctgcatcaatactaaacagaaaataaaaatgttataactggTTACTTGTATGTTTTGTAATATAGTACACGTTTATGTAAGAACGCACTGCGTATGACCATCATAAATTGGCAGAAAGCTTATAAAAGTCAATAATAGTATCAGCAACAAAATATTTCCAACTGTTTGTTTGTCTAAGGTGtgttaaattatatgtttgtatGTTATGTCATATCTTCGTACTTTTTATCTTTACATAAAAACTATAATCGGCCTTGTACAATTAATCGTTAAACATActgaaagaaataaaataaaacgaaataaGTTCTCTCATAAATTGCACACTGACATTAGCAATGCATATTATACTCGAAATCATTTCTTGATATAGCTTTAAATTGTTCTTGCAATTAATTCTTATATGTGGTAATTAAACATCTATGATAATCCGAGCGTGGTTTTATTTCTTTCGAATAGAACTCAAAATCAACGTATTTCTATTTGTTAAACAAGGGAAATTGATAATACTACATATCTTATATCAACAAAATCCAGAATCAATTATTGAATGCTATTTCGCAACTTGTTCATTTGGTATGAATTAAACAGCAGAAAAAACATAGACTGCCTTGCTGAGCCTTCTATAATTGAAATCGTGCCGTCGAATTCGTTTGCGGGATTTCATTACTGAATTAGATTATAATTTACATCGTCGTTGAATTATGAAAAATGATAATCAAGACAAATTTAGTTTCTACGCCGTCTTGACAAGTAAATTTTGCAAAGCCTTCACGAATTATTTGAATCAAAATAGCTTTGAAGAAATCTTGAATCAAATAAGAGGTTCTTGTTAAATCTAAATATGAATAGGACTTTAACATgcactttttaaatattacagCATATTGCTAATTGGTTAATCCTAATGATTTGTTTCTCCGaatatttacataaaatgaaataaaagtttCCATAGGCTTGAaatttttattcaatttcaacgaaaacaataaataaaatcataatacaTAATTTCATGCTTATTACTTACTTGATGGTATATTAATCACTGTTTTAAGTGATACGTTTCATTCTAGTTCATTTACAAACTGCAATTTTcaggataaaaaaaaacaagatagtTTGCATGTTTGAATGTCAAGTTTGCAATGTTTATTACTGATCATCAGATAATTATGATGCAGGTAAGGGTTGCTATTTCGAACGGGTTCAGTGTTTTTATATGCTGTTAGGTCCAAAAGATAAGGCTTGagttgcaataataataataatcattattattattattattattattattattattattattttaatatttacatgttaAATAATGACTTACGTTCCATGGGTATATTAAATCGGACAAAAACGTATTAATTTAGTAAACTCCTTTGTTATGGTTAACCTTGGATATTTTCCACTGGAGGCACGCATCGGTAGGAACTAGCCACTGGCGTCAACCGCTGTCTGTTGTCATAGAGGGTCGGCGCCTGTAAAATGATGCCAAAGGTTCCTACCACGCACGCCACTGTGAATATCCATAGAAACAACCGGTCCATCACCATGGCAACATATTTCCAGTCTTCTCTGACCTGGTAAAACCAAGAAAAATTGTTTACATGAGCAAAGGCACTGTCATTCTGTAAAATATCGACATACAGAAAATGCTTATATGATGTTCCCTGAATGTCCGATTTAAGTAAGAAGATACACGATTGCGTTTAGTGGAGCAATATacgagtcttgttctgagaaaactgtgcttaatgcttgtgcgtaaagtgccgtcccagattagcctgtgcagtcttcacaggctaatcagggacgacactttccgcttttatggtctttttagtttgaaggaagtcccttcttaccaaaaatcaagtttaagcggaaagtgtcgttcctgataagcctgtgcggagtgcacatgctaatctgtgacggcactttacgcacatgcattatgcccagttttgtcagaacaagacacatatataaatatacaacacTTACGGACGCAGTATTGTCACCCTTCTTCAGATGCTCAGCTATGAAGCATATGCTGTCAATAGCTTCTTGAACCTCTACGGAAAGATCCGTATCCTTATCTTCCACTTCATCAGCTGCGGTAAGACGCATAGTTTCGTATTCAAAGTCTCGTCTGCTGACATACTGGTCTCGTATCTCTACTCCATTTCTCGTGCGAACGAATGTTCGCGCTACCTTTTCACTTTCAAGATTTGGACGTCGCATTAGAAGCATTTTGGGTAGAATGTTCAGAAACACTCTCCTCACCCATGGCGACATCGTGTGCGTAGACGGCGAACGGAAGTGGACATTTAACGTGATGACCGTAACAATGATTGACAATGTTATGAGAATCATTGTAAAGAGCAGATACTTTCCAATCAAAGGTACAACAATGGACGTTGGTGGAATTATCTCCGAAAGAAGCAAGAAAAAGAAATTAAGTGAGAGCAAAATAGAGATGCACAATGTAATCTTCTCGCCGCTATCAGAGGGAAGGTAAAATACAAGGATTGTTAAGCAGGATATCGCCACAGAAGGAATAATCAAATTAACAGTATGAAACAAGGTTTTCCGCCTCATTGTGACATTGAATGTAATATCCGGATAATCGATGTTGTTGTTAACGTTCTTTTCAGCAGTCACTTCTAAAATATCCCACTCACCAGATTCGTAAAAGTCTCTCAAATCGATACCATTGAAAATGACTTCTCGCGCATTCGTGCTAGTAGAGCAATTGTGAATAAGGTCAACCTGGTCACCAGCGTACGTCCAGGATGCAAATCGCATTGAGCATAATTGTATGTCGAAGGGGAAGAATTCAACTTCGATCGTGCACGAACTTTTGTAAATGGCTGGGGGCTCCCACACGACACAGCCTGTGTACTTGACCGTTGCTTTTGTCATTAATGTCACTTCGTAATTACCGTCGGCGCtgcaaatttttcattttaagcaCGGGAGTAACAATCGcaaattgaaactaaaaattgtCGTTTACATATATCTGATTATAAAATATGGGTATAGACtccttaaatgataaaatataacatatataaaccACCAAGACTATACATTCACAAACATAAGGTAAAAAGCGAGGAGAGAGCCGATTTTTTACAGTAAAGCTTATACAAAAATACGGCTTCTGTGACTGCGGTGTACACTCTACTATTGCTCTCACCCTATCCCTTCATACTTAACGAATTGCTATGTGGGATAGTGTTTTCTGCCCGGGGGTACCGGGTCATTcgcattaaaaaaaagaatttcctATTAAAATATTGCTTCTATTATATAAGTTGACAAATAGTACCTGAAACAAAAGAGAAAACGACAAAGCCCTCGCCGAAAAAGGTTATTAATTAGTAGAAAATAATTAATAGTTTTTAAGATACGTttgattgtaaaatatattttatatttgttaaatatataaaatatagtattggatattatttgaataaatcCAATGAAAAAGTGTTATCAATCATTCATATCCATCTTTAACTATAagtaaggttaaaacaaaatgttttaaaaaaaagcgTACTTGTTGAAGAGGACTATATCTGGCAGCCATATGTTTTTCGACGGCAATTCAATGGTGCTGATGTTTCCGTATTCTTTCGGATCCCACTGCAGACTAACGTCGCGCCATTCCTGCAGTGTATCGACTCAACAATTCAAATTTAGCGTGATGCAATAAAGGCATGATAAACGTATTAAACCCGTATACCTCTAGACCATGCATGGAACAGCAAATGGTGCAACTTACACACTTCAAACTCTGAATATCAGTTTTCTAATTTGCTACGTACATTCATGCATCTAAAAACGTGTAAAGCAGTATATACATGCGGGACACTGGATTAGAAGCGGATATGGTATCATTTGCATTGTTGTATTCGTACTTATTATACAAAACAATATCTGGCAACCAAATTTGCTCAGACGGAACATAAAGCCTGTCT contains the following coding sequences:
- the LOC127876385 gene encoding acetylcholine receptor subunit alpha-like 1 isoform X1 — its product is MLWISCMLLSVIALTCFKPVQLNDDAKRLYHDLLVQNKYNKLIRPVGNNTKEPLTVKMGIRLSQIIDVDELNQVMTTNVWLRQEWRDVSLQWDPKEYGNISTIELPSKNIWLPDIVLFNNADGNYEVTLMTKATVKYTGCVVWEPPAIYKSSCTIEVEFFPFDIQLCSMRFASWTYAGDQVDLIHNCSTSTNAREVIFNGIDLRDFYESGEWDILEVTAEKNVNNNIDYPDITFNVTMRRKTLFHTVNLIIPSVAISCLTILVFYLPSDSGEKITLCISILLSLNFFFLLLSEIIPPTSIVVPLIGKYLLFTMILITLSIIVTVITLNVHFRSPSTHTMSPWVRRVFLNILPKMLLMRRPNLESEKVARTFVRTRNGVEIRDQYVSRRDFEYETMRLTAADEVEDKDTDLSVEVQEAIDSICFIAEHLKKGDNTASVREDWKYVAMVMDRLFLWIFTVACVVGTFGIILQAPTLYDNRQRLTPVASSYRCVPPVENIQGLYTASRSEHTMCFTPRQ